The following coding sequences are from one Streptomyces angustmyceticus window:
- a CDS encoding suppressor of fused domain protein codes for MSDVLELVEARLRTTLGEPDARAAVTFLGTDRIEVLRFVDSGVVRYATLGMSAQPMADPTAVLADPLRGPRAELLLSVRAGRVESDKVLRPLAVLAASPQVEGVVVAPGASLDVGEPLWPGAPFTSVLVASPGGLVEDLALDEPREPVRFLPLLPMTPNEAAWKRVHGAEALEKRWLEHGTDLRDPLRTGVPLD; via the coding sequence ATGTCTGACGTTCTTGAGCTGGTCGAAGCCCGTTTGCGCACGACACTGGGCGAGCCGGACGCGCGTGCTGCCGTCACGTTTCTCGGCACCGACCGTATCGAGGTCCTCCGCTTCGTGGACAGCGGGGTGGTGCGTTACGCCACGCTCGGGATGTCCGCGCAGCCCATGGCCGATCCCACCGCGGTGCTCGCCGATCCGCTGCGCGGCCCGCGCGCCGAACTCCTGCTGTCCGTGCGCGCCGGCCGGGTGGAGAGCGACAAGGTGCTCAGGCCGCTCGCCGTGCTCGCCGCGTCGCCGCAGGTCGAAGGGGTGGTCGTGGCGCCGGGGGCCTCGCTGGACGTCGGCGAGCCGCTGTGGCCTGGCGCGCCCTTCACCTCGGTGCTGGTCGCCTCGCCCGGCGGACTGGTCGAGGATCTCGCGCTCGACGAGCCGAGGGAGCCGGTCCGCTTCCTGCCGCTGCTGCCGATGACGCCCAACGAGGCGGCCTGGAAGCGGGTCCACGGGGCCGAGGCGCTGGAGAAGCGGTGGCTGGAGCACGGCACCGATCTGCGCGACCCGCTGCGCACGGGTGTCCCGCTCGACTGA
- a CDS encoding magnesium and cobalt transport protein CorA codes for MSMIRDLRAAVRPSRRRDHAPYPYEKSAPACANSAIVDCGVYREGRRVSDHVTPAAAMASVRSEGGFAWIGLHEPTEAEFAGIAQEFGLHPLAVEDAVHAHQRPKLERYDETLFTVFKTVHYVEHTELTATSEVVETGEVMCFTGRDFIVTVRHGGQGSLRALRHRLQDDPELLAKGPSAVLHAIADQVVDGYMAVAGAVQDDIDEVEIDVFSSGTNGKGTGAKGSPKGGDAGRIYQLKREVLEFKRAVSPLLRPMQLLSERPMRLVDSDIQKYFRDVADHLARVNEQVLSFDDLLNSILQANLAQAAVAQNEDMRKITAWAAIFAVPTMIAGIYGMNFDYMPELHWKFGYPAVLLATVAICFGIHRGFKRNGWL; via the coding sequence ATGTCGATGATCCGTGACCTGCGTGCCGCCGTCCGTCCCTCCCGGCGCCGCGACCACGCCCCGTACCCCTACGAGAAGTCCGCCCCGGCGTGCGCCAACAGCGCCATCGTCGACTGCGGCGTGTACCGCGAGGGCCGCCGGGTGAGCGACCACGTCACCCCGGCCGCGGCGATGGCCTCGGTCCGCTCCGAGGGCGGCTTCGCCTGGATCGGGCTGCACGAGCCCACCGAGGCCGAATTCGCCGGTATCGCCCAGGAGTTCGGGCTGCACCCGCTCGCCGTCGAGGACGCCGTGCACGCCCACCAGCGGCCCAAGCTGGAGCGCTACGACGAGACCCTGTTCACCGTCTTCAAGACCGTGCACTACGTGGAGCACACCGAGCTGACCGCCACCAGCGAGGTGGTGGAGACCGGCGAGGTGATGTGCTTCACCGGCCGGGACTTCATCGTGACGGTGCGGCACGGCGGCCAGGGCTCGCTGCGCGCGCTGCGCCACCGCCTGCAGGACGACCCGGAGCTGCTGGCCAAGGGCCCGTCCGCGGTGCTGCACGCCATCGCGGACCAGGTCGTCGACGGCTACATGGCGGTCGCGGGCGCGGTCCAGGACGACATCGACGAGGTGGAGATCGACGTCTTCAGCTCGGGCACCAACGGCAAGGGCACCGGCGCCAAGGGCTCCCCCAAGGGCGGCGACGCCGGGCGGATCTACCAACTCAAGCGCGAGGTACTGGAGTTCAAGCGCGCGGTGTCGCCGCTGCTGCGGCCGATGCAGCTGCTGAGCGAGCGCCCCATGCGGCTGGTGGACTCCGACATCCAGAAGTACTTCCGGGACGTCGCCGACCACCTGGCGCGGGTCAACGAGCAGGTGCTGTCCTTCGACGACCTGCTGAACTCGATCCTGCAGGCCAACCTCGCGCAGGCGGCCGTGGCGCAGAACGAGGACATGCGCAAGATCACCGCATGGGCGGCGATCTTCGCCGTCCCCACGATGATCGCCGGGATCTACGGCATGAACTTCGACTACATGCCCGAGCTGCACTGGAAGTTCGGATACCCGGCCGTGCTGCTGGCGACGGTCGCGATCTGCTTCGGCATCCACCGCGGGTTCAAGCGCAACGGGTGGCTGTGA
- a CDS encoding magnesium transporter MgtE N-terminal domain-containing protein, which translates to MAVVTPRVFVSHLAGTAVFDPHGDQVGRLRDLVALLRVGDRPPRLLGVVVEVISRRRIFVPMTRVSGVESGQIIITGVVNMRRFEQRTSETLVLGELLDRRVRLVDTGEEVTVLDIGITQLPARRDWEIDKVFVRKGKGGALRRKGEVLTVEWSAVTGFSLEEHGQGAESLLATFEQLRPADLAGVLHHLSAKRRAEVAAALDDDRLADVLEELPEDDQVEIIGKLKDERAADVLEAMDPDDAADLLSELPEEEKERLLALMRPEEAADVRRLMSYEERTAGGLMTTEPIVLRPDATVADALARVRDPDLSPALAAQVYVCRPPDETPTGKYLGVVHFQRLLRDPPFTLVSSIADTDLPALPPDTPLPEVTSYLAAYNMVAAPVVDESGALLGAVTVDDVLDHLLPDDWREDGLHGAAPAGLTGGQPLGEGGHGR; encoded by the coding sequence ATGGCAGTGGTGACTCCCCGGGTCTTCGTCTCCCATCTCGCCGGCACCGCCGTCTTCGATCCTCACGGCGACCAGGTCGGCCGGCTGCGGGACCTCGTCGCGCTGCTCCGGGTCGGCGACCGCCCGCCGCGGCTGCTGGGGGTGGTCGTCGAGGTGATCAGCCGACGCCGGATCTTCGTGCCCATGACGCGGGTGAGCGGGGTGGAGTCCGGCCAGATCATCATCACCGGCGTGGTCAACATGCGCCGCTTCGAGCAGCGGACGTCGGAGACGCTGGTGCTCGGCGAGCTGCTCGACCGGCGGGTGCGGCTGGTGGACACCGGCGAGGAGGTCACCGTCCTCGACATCGGCATCACCCAGCTGCCGGCCCGCCGCGACTGGGAGATCGACAAGGTCTTCGTGCGCAAGGGCAAGGGCGGGGCGCTGCGGCGCAAGGGAGAGGTGCTGACCGTGGAGTGGTCGGCGGTGACCGGCTTCTCGCTGGAGGAGCACGGGCAGGGCGCGGAGAGTCTGCTGGCCACCTTCGAGCAGCTGCGGCCCGCCGACCTCGCCGGGGTGCTGCACCACCTCTCCGCCAAGCGCCGTGCCGAGGTCGCCGCGGCGCTCGACGACGACCGGCTCGCCGACGTCCTGGAGGAGCTGCCGGAGGACGACCAGGTGGAGATCATCGGCAAGCTGAAGGACGAGCGGGCCGCCGACGTCCTGGAGGCGATGGACCCGGACGACGCCGCCGACCTGCTCTCCGAGCTGCCGGAGGAGGAGAAGGAGCGGCTGCTGGCGCTGATGCGGCCGGAGGAGGCCGCCGATGTGCGGCGGCTGATGTCGTACGAGGAGCGCACCGCGGGCGGGCTGATGACCACCGAGCCGATCGTGCTGCGCCCGGACGCGACGGTCGCCGACGCGCTGGCGCGGGTGCGCGACCCGGACCTGTCGCCCGCGCTGGCCGCCCAGGTCTACGTCTGCCGGCCGCCGGACGAGACGCCCACCGGCAAGTACCTGGGCGTGGTCCACTTCCAACGGCTGCTGCGCGACCCGCCGTTCACCCTCGTCAGCTCGATCGCCGACACCGATCTGCCGGCCCTGCCGCCGGACACCCCGCTGCCGGAGGTGACCAGCTATCTGGCCGCGTACAACATGGTCGCCGCCCCGGTGGTGGACGAGAGCGGGGCGCTGCTCGGCGCCGTCACCGTCGACGACGTGCTCGACCACCTGCTGCCGGACGACTGGCGGGAGGACGGGCTGCACGGCGCCGCTCCGGCCGGTCTGACCGGCGGGCAGCCCCTCGGGGAGGGCGGTCATGGGCGCTGA
- a CDS encoding DUF1003 domain-containing protein, with translation MGAEEREGARERSRANGSSALRRGAADRPRVRLDQPRAPRRTFLPEYDPEAFGRLSEKIARFLGTGRFIVWMTVTIILWVIWNTTAPSGLRFDQYPFIFLTLALSLQASYAAPLILLAQNRQDDRDRVTHEQDRKQNERSIADTEYLTREIAALRLGLGEVATRDWIRSELQDMLRDLEPRLASGAESEERDR, from the coding sequence ATGGGCGCTGAGGAGCGGGAAGGCGCCAGGGAGCGGTCGCGGGCGAACGGGTCGTCGGCGCTGCGCCGGGGCGCCGCCGACCGGCCGCGGGTGCGCCTCGACCAGCCGCGGGCGCCGCGCCGTACGTTCCTGCCGGAGTACGACCCGGAGGCGTTCGGGCGGCTCTCGGAGAAGATCGCCCGCTTCCTGGGGACCGGCCGCTTCATCGTCTGGATGACCGTCACCATCATCCTGTGGGTCATCTGGAACACCACGGCACCCAGCGGCCTGAGGTTCGATCAGTACCCGTTCATCTTCCTGACGCTGGCGCTGTCGCTGCAGGCGTCGTACGCCGCGCCGCTGATCCTGCTGGCGCAGAACCGCCAGGACGACCGCGACCGGGTCACCCACGAACAGGACCGCAAGCAGAACGAGCGGTCCATCGCCGATACGGAGTACCTGACCCGGGAGATCGCGGCCCTGCGGCTCGGCCTGGGCGAGGTCGCCACCCGCGACTGGATCCGCTCCGAGCTCCAGGACATGCTGAGGGATCTGGAGCCGCGGCTGGCGTCCGGCGCGGAAAGTGAGGAACGCGACCGCTGA
- a CDS encoding Mrp/NBP35 family ATP-binding protein, with translation MATHTPEGATPSEDAIRDALATVNDPEIHRPITELGMVKSVDIAADGAVAVVVYLTVSGCPMRETITSNVREAVERVEGVTSVAVELDVMSDEQRKELAASLRGGTAEREVPFAQPGSLTRVYAVASGKGGVGKSSVTVNLAAAMAADGLKVGVVDADIYGHSVPRMLGADGKPTQVENMIMPPSANGVKVISIGMFTPGNAPVVWRGPMLHRALQQFLADVYWGDLDVLLLDLPPGTGDIAISVAQLVPNAEILVVTTPQQAAAEVAERAGSIAVQTHQKIVGVVENMSGLPCPHCDEMVDVFGTGGGERVAEGLTKTTGTQVPVLGAIPIDVRLREGGDEGKPVVLTDPDSPAGSAIRTIAGKLGGRQRGLQGMSLGITPRNKF, from the coding sequence ATGGCTACCCACACGCCCGAAGGCGCCACCCCGAGCGAGGACGCGATCCGCGACGCGCTCGCGACGGTGAACGACCCCGAGATCCACCGCCCCATCACCGAGCTGGGGATGGTCAAATCGGTGGACATCGCGGCGGACGGCGCGGTGGCGGTCGTGGTCTACCTCACGGTCTCCGGCTGTCCGATGCGCGAGACGATCACCAGCAATGTGCGGGAGGCCGTCGAGCGGGTCGAGGGCGTCACCTCCGTCGCCGTCGAGCTGGACGTGATGAGCGACGAGCAGCGCAAGGAGCTGGCGGCGTCGCTGCGCGGCGGCACCGCCGAGCGCGAGGTGCCGTTCGCCCAGCCCGGTTCGCTCACCCGGGTCTACGCCGTCGCCTCCGGCAAGGGCGGCGTCGGCAAGTCGTCGGTGACCGTCAACCTCGCCGCGGCGATGGCGGCCGACGGCCTGAAGGTCGGTGTCGTGGACGCCGACATCTACGGCCACTCCGTGCCCCGGATGCTCGGTGCCGACGGCAAGCCCACCCAGGTCGAGAACATGATCATGCCGCCGTCGGCGAACGGCGTGAAGGTCATCTCGATCGGCATGTTCACCCCCGGCAACGCCCCCGTCGTCTGGCGCGGCCCGATGCTGCACCGCGCGCTGCAGCAGTTCCTCGCCGACGTCTACTGGGGCGACCTGGACGTGCTGCTGCTGGACCTGCCCCCGGGCACCGGCGACATCGCGATCTCGGTGGCCCAGCTGGTGCCGAACGCCGAGATCCTGGTGGTCACCACCCCGCAGCAGGCCGCCGCCGAGGTCGCCGAGCGGGCCGGTTCGATCGCCGTGCAGACCCACCAGAAGATCGTCGGCGTGGTCGAGAACATGTCCGGCCTGCCCTGCCCGCACTGTGACGAGATGGTCGATGTCTTCGGCACCGGCGGCGGCGAGCGGGTGGCCGAGGGTCTGACGAAGACGACCGGCACCCAGGTGCCGGTGCTCGGCGCCATCCCGATCGACGTCCGCCTGCGCGAGGGCGGCGACGAGGGCAAGCCGGTCGTGCTGACCGACCCCGACTCCCCCGCCGGCTCGGCGATCCGCACCATCGCGGGCAAGCTGGGCGGCCGGCAGCGGGGCCTGCAGGGCATGTCGCTCGGCATCACCCCGCGCAACAAGTTCTGA
- a CDS encoding sec-independent translocase, with protein sequence MFFDIGPLELVALVILAVLVFGPDKLPKVIQDVMGFIRKVRAFSDSAKEDIRSELGPDFKDFEFEDLKPKNFVRKHVLEKDEYGLKDLQEIRNGFDLKKEMAEVTDAVHGHEGSSSATPSNGAGHSLSKGSPAASAGRPDLVKKTGSPQPDERPPFDADAT encoded by the coding sequence GTGTTCTTCGACATAGGACCCCTCGAACTGGTGGCGCTCGTGATCCTTGCCGTCCTCGTCTTCGGCCCGGACAAGCTGCCCAAGGTCATCCAGGACGTCATGGGCTTCATCCGCAAGGTGCGGGCGTTCTCCGACAGCGCCAAGGAGGACATCCGCAGCGAGCTGGGCCCGGACTTCAAGGACTTCGAGTTCGAGGACCTCAAGCCCAAGAACTTCGTGCGCAAGCACGTCCTGGAGAAGGACGAGTACGGCCTCAAGGATCTTCAGGAGATCCGAAATGGCTTCGACCTGAAGAAAGAGATGGCCGAGGTCACCGACGCCGTCCACGGCCACGAGGGTTCCTCGTCCGCCACGCCCTCGAACGGCGCAGGTCACAGCCTGTCCAAGGGGTCCCCGGCAGCCTCCGCCGGCCGCCCCGACCTGGTGAAGAAGACCGGAAGCCCTCAGCCGGACGAGCGTCCGCCGTTCGACGCCGACGCCACCTGA